In Rhodovulum sulfidophilum DSM 1374, the following are encoded in one genomic region:
- a CDS encoding disulfide bond formation protein B, with protein sequence MTATRNQLILLAAAASAATLLAGFGFEHLGGLAPCKLCLWQRWPHAVAPILGLLAVAIGGRMLPLSGMVTMAASTGLAIYHSGVERHWWAGPSSCTGSGPSLSQMTPEQILTPSLVEPVVLCDRIAWELFGLTMANYNVLLSAFLVVVWAMALARGRG encoded by the coding sequence GTGACCGCAACGCGCAACCAACTGATCCTGCTGGCGGCGGCCGCCTCCGCAGCCACCCTTCTGGCCGGTTTCGGCTTCGAGCATCTGGGCGGGCTTGCCCCCTGCAAGCTCTGTCTCTGGCAGCGCTGGCCGCATGCCGTGGCGCCGATCCTCGGGCTGCTGGCGGTGGCGATCGGCGGGCGCATGCTGCCCCTGAGTGGGATGGTGACGATGGCAGCCTCGACCGGGCTTGCGATCTATCACTCGGGGGTCGAGCGGCACTGGTGGGCCGGGCCGTCCTCCTGCACCGGCAGCGGGCCGAGCCTGTCGCAGATGACGCCCGAGCAGATATTGACCCCCAGCCTCGTCGAGCCCGTCGTGCTGTGCGACCGGATCGCCTGGGAGCTGTTCGGCTTGACCATGGCCAATTACAATGTCCTGCTTTCGGCATTTCTGGTCGTGGTCTGGGCGATGGCCCTGGCGCGCGGCCGC
- a CDS encoding YqaA family protein: MIRRLYDWTLSLADSRNAMWALFIVAFVESSIFPIPPDVLMVPMILARPSRAFAIAGIALAGSVLGGLAGYGIGWAFFEQIGRPVLEFYGKEAYFEQFGARYNDYGAWAVLIAGVTPFPYKVITILSGSTGLNLGVFMLASFIARGIRFFLVAALLWKFGTPVRRFIEKYLGLLFTLFVLLLIGGFYAVRFL, translated from the coding sequence ATGATCCGACGCCTTTACGACTGGACGCTGTCGCTGGCCGACAGCCGGAACGCGATGTGGGCGCTGTTCATCGTGGCCTTCGTCGAAAGCTCGATCTTCCCGATCCCGCCCGACGTGCTGATGGTGCCGATGATCCTCGCGCGGCCCTCGCGTGCCTTTGCCATTGCCGGGATCGCGCTGGCGGGCTCGGTGCTGGGCGGGCTGGCGGGCTATGGCATCGGCTGGGCCTTCTTCGAACAGATCGGCCGCCCGGTGCTCGAATTCTACGGCAAGGAGGCCTATTTCGAGCAATTCGGCGCGCGCTATAACGATTATGGCGCCTGGGCGGTGCTGATCGCCGGCGTCACGCCCTTCCCCTACAAGGTGATCACGATCCTGTCGGGCTCGACCGGGCTCAATCTCGGCGTGTTCATGCTGGCCAGCTTCATCGCGCGTGGGATCCGGTTCTTCCTGGTCGCAGCGCTGTTGTGGAAGTTCGGCACCCCGGTGCGCCGCTTCATCGAGAAGTATCTGGGGCTTCTCTTCACGCTTTTCGTTCTGCTGCTGATCGGCGGCTTCTATGCAGTGAGGTTCCTGTGA
- a CDS encoding Arm DNA-binding domain-containing protein: MSLIKTSQDSGKRNLRYSFLGTRRNMGLGSWPEVGLADARRERDRWEAAWRCCANQRSC; this comes from the coding sequence CTGTCCCTCATCAAGACGAGCCAGGACTCGGGGAAACGGAACCTCCGCTATTCGTTTCTTGGGACCCGGCGCAACATGGGGCTCGGCTCATGGCCGGAGGTCGGGCTGGCCGACGCGCGCCGGGAACGAGACCGCTGGGAGGCCGCTTGGCGTTGTTGCGCAAATCAGCGTTCGTGCTGA